A section of the Babesia microti strain RI chromosome I, complete genome genome encodes:
- a CDS encoding GTP-binding protein LepA (overlaps_old_locusTagID:BBM_I00215), which produces MNNFFFGILFILVYNSHCYSNTHRFTYLRTYQNPKLGCGTHFTPNSSSNEPKNSLIRNFCIIAHVDHGKSTLADRILEYTKSVNHVNSQHLDNMELERERGITIKLQSARIKYTANDGNEYTLNLIDTPGHIDFNHEATRSISACEGAILVVDGTKGIQAQTITTAQIAITRGVVIIPVVNKIDMEACDFEGTSKQIQQIFKIPPDDILKISAKTGVGVGDVLERIISKIPPPVVYCDKPTRALIFDSLYDPHKGAIGFIRMIDGRLTHMDEIYLCNTKLESKIKNIGLMLPELQTTDVLESGQVGWFSANIKDPTKLKVGDTLVIKKDFRRGLVSPVYTFEDAKPTVYCGMYPTDGTDFQQLKIAMEKLKLNDHSFTFEPDDSGLAGHGFHCGFNGILHMDIIRQRLNREFNVSVIITCPSVPYKCELRNGNTVCIRDASHWPKDGTICKCYEPWTELTLHVPKESIGKTMKLLERMRGVFVSKDETSSVVLKYQAPLIEVISDFFDNLKSITNGYGSFDYQDLFYKESELVKIRIIVNGEEAHGLSTICIKSKAHETGKKIVEALKATIPSQQFKVPLQAAIGNRVVASVSIPALRKNVTQGCYGGDQSRKNKLLDRQAKGKQMMAQYGKVRIPADSYKAVIKAMRSQL; this is translated from the exons atgaataattttttttttgGGATCCTATTTATTTTAGTTTATAATAGCCATTGTTATTCAAATACACATagatttacatatttaagAACTTATCAAAATCCCAAATTAGGCTGTGGCACCCATTTCACTCCAAATTCTTCTTCAAATGAGCCTAAAAACTCTTTAATTcgaaatttttgtattattGCACATGTTGACCATGGGAAATCCACATTAGCTGATCGAATATTAGAATATACGAAGTCTG TCAACCATGTTAATTCACAGCACCTTGATAATATGGAACTTGAAAGGGAAAGGGGCATTactataaaattacaaagtGCTCGTATTAAATATACCGCTAATGATGGAAATGAATACACCCTGAACCTTATAGACACACCTGG ACACATAGATTTTAACCACGAAGCAACTAGATCCATTTCAGCTTGTGAAGGAGCGATTTTAGTCGTTGATGGAACTAAAGGAATTCAAGCACAAACAATCACCACTGCACAAATTGCAATTACGCGAGGGGTGGTTATAATACCGGTGGttaacaaaattgacatGGAG GCATGTGATTTTGAAGGAACATCCAAGCAAATTCAgcaaatattcaaaattccacctgatgatatattaaaaatttctgCCAAAACgg gCGTTGGTGTAGGGGATGTTCTGGAAAgaattatttcaaaaataccACCTCCTGTTGTATATTGTGATAAACCAACTAGAGCTTTGATTTTCGACAGTTTATATGATCCTCATAAAGGCGCAATTGGATTTATTAGG ATGATTGATGGAAGGCTTACTCATATggatgaaatatatttgtgcaACACTAAACTTGAATCCaagattaaaaatatcgGACTGATGCTACCTGAATTACAAACGACTGATGTTTTAGA GAGTGGTCAAGTCGGATGGTTTTCTGCAAACATTAAAGATCCAACTAAATTAAAAGTTGGAGATACTCTTGTTATCAAAAAAGACTTCAG acgAGGTTTAGTTTCACCTGTTTACACATTTGAAGATGCAAAGCCTACTGTCTATTGTGGAATGTATCCAACTGATGGCACCGATTTTCAGCAATTAAAA ATTGCAATGGAAAAGTTGAAGTTGAATGATCATTCTTTCACATTTGAACCTGATGATTCTGGGCTAGCGGGCCATGGGTTCCATTGCGGATTTAATGGTATATTGCATATGGATATAATTCGCCAACGCCTAAATCGCGAATTTAACGTATCAGTCATCATTACATGCCCATCTGTT CCATATAAATGCGAATTAAGGAATGGAAACACTGTTTGTATCAGAGATGCCTCTCATTGGCCTAAAGATGGAACCATTTGTAAATGTTACGAGCCTTGGACCGAATTAACTCTTCATGTTCCAAAAGa atctATTGGAAAAACCATGAAGTTATTAGAAAGGATGAGAGGGGTTTTTGTTAGTAAAGACGAAACTTCTTCCGTAgtgttaaaatatcaagCTCCTCTAATTGAAGTTATATCtgatttttttgataaCCTTAAATCCATCACAAATGG TTATGGATCATTTGATTACCAAGATTTGTTTTACAAGGAATCTGAATTGGTTAAAATTAGGATAATCGTAAATGGTGAAGAGGCACATGGGTTATCCACGATATGCATAAAATCGAAGGCCCACGAAACAG GAAAGAAAATAGTAGAAGCGTTAAAGGCAACTATTCCAAGTCAACAATTCAAAGTCCCTCTTCAAGCTGCTATTGGGAATAGAGTTGTAGCATCAGTATCAATTCCTGCGTTGAGGAAGAATGTTACTCAAGGCTGTTATGGTGGCGATCAAAGTAGGAAGAATAAATTGCTTGATAGACAGGCCAAG GGTAAACAGATGATGGCTCAGTATGGTAAAGTTAGAATACCAGCAGATTCTTATAAAGCAGTGATTAAAGCTATGAGGAGTCAGCTATAA
- a CDS encoding ubiquinol-cytochrome c reductase cytochrome c1 subunit (overlaps_old_locusTagID:BBM_I00225), which yields MAGGGALNKIFPGYKDKIWSKLPSSMQLRLIKRWNDKLVEKAYHNHITLNNRVKSFNKHFLDNLKPSYAYRSTNIDYKKQRCRGTLVEGVDYYCPGAESRLSNFFEPYTKEENEKRSKYRYQDLKKYILFALGVTAFHGYLQSRPIAWCSDIQPPEPPYYPFWFKSPLHGHDIASVRRGYEVYRQVCATCHSMEQMRFRRLINDVYPEKRVKEIAASYDVVDGPNSEGEMFTRPGVITDPFPNPYPNAEAARFANGGAMPPDLSVMASARKRGPDYLFALLTGYGEPPEGIKLRPGLYFNNYFPGGSISMPPPLEDGMIDYEDGTPATVSQMAKDVASFITWASDSTHDERKLTGFKILVALSACTFFLAVWRRFFWSMYATSRMDFRKIKYMR from the exons ATGGCAGGTGGAGGAGCtttgaacaaaatttttcCTGGGTATAAGGATAAGATTTGGTCTAAACTTCCTTCATCA ATGCAACTACGCCTAATCAAAAGGTGGAATGACAAACTTGTCGAGAAAGCTTATCATAATCACATAACACTAAATAACCGCGTCAAAAGTTTTAATAAGCATTTTTTGGACAATTTAAAACCAAGTTACGCCTACAGATCtacaaatattgattataagaAGCAAAGGTGCAGAGGCACACTTGTTGAAGGAGTTGACTACTATTGCCCTGGAGCAGAAAGTCGTTTATCCAACTTTTTTGAACCATACACTAAGGAAGAGAATGAAAAAAGATCTAAGTATAGATATCAAGA TTTGaagaaatatattttattcgCCCTTGGAGTTACAGCTTTCCATGGATATTTACAATCCAGACCTATTGCTTGGTGTTCCGATATTCAACCTCCAGAACCTCCATATTATCCGTTTTGGTTCAAATCTCCATTACATGGACATGATATTGCTAg TGTTAGGAGAGGATATGAAGTTTATCGTCAAGTATGTGCAACTTGCCATTCAATGGAACAAATGAGATTCCGCCGATTGATAAATGATGTTTATCCTGAAAAAAGGGTTAAGGAAATCGCTGCTTCATATGATGTTGTTGATGGCCCTAATTCCGAGGGTGAAATGTTCACCAGACCTGGGGTTATAACGGATCCATTTCCTAACCCATATCCTAATGCTGAAGCCGCTCGCTTCGCAAACGGAGGTGCAATGCCACCAGATTTAAGCGTCATGGCTAGTGCTAGGAAGCGTGGACCTGACTACCTATTTGCACTACTTACAGGTTATGGAGAACCGCCAGAGGGAATTAAACTGAGGCCAGGTTTATACTTCAACAATTACTTCCCTGGCGGCTCAATCTCTATGCCACCACCACTGGAAGATGGAATGATTGATTATGAAGATGGCACCCCTGCTACCGTATCACAGATG GCAAAAGACGTTGCCAGCTTCATAACTTGGGCATCAGACTCCACTCATGATGAAAGGAAATTGACTGGATTTAAGATCTTGGTTGCTTTGTCAGCATGTACATTCTTTTTGGCCGTGTGGAGAAGATTTTTCTGGAGCATGTATGCGACTAGCAGGATGGATTTTagaaaaataaaatatatgcgttga